In the genome of Deltaproteobacteria bacterium, the window CGGTTGGCGACGGTGTCGATCACCTCGGAGCCGAGCAGCGTCTCCCATTTTCCGAACTTCAGGACCACGTCGTTCCAGTTGTACGACGCGTACATCTCCTGGACGTAGACGAAGTTGTCCGACGCGTAGCCGTCGGTGTTGAAGCGGTACGCGCCGAGAATTCCGCCATCGTCGCCGAACATCAGGTCGAGCTGGAAGCCCGCCTCGCCGGGCGCGGCGGCGACCCGGCCGATCTCGAGCTTCGCGCCGTCGAGGGTGAACGTGTTGTGGTCGAGATCGAACTGGTTCACGGACTGGGCGTAGATCGGATCGTCCGGGTTGTTGTTGTTGTAGACGTACGACGCGGACACGTACCCGCCCAGGCTCACCGTGTCGAAGAACGCGTCGAGCTTGCTCGGCTCGCTGCCTGCGGAGACGGCAGGCACTGCCCGACTGTTGAGCAGCTCTTGTTGCGCCGCGACGGTTCGCTCGCTCGCATCGAGCTTGTCCTCGAGCTGCGCCATTCGCTGCTCCATCGCGGCAAAGCGCGCCTCCGACGCCGCGTCGGCGCGCGCCAGAAGCGGCGTAAAGCACAGCAATGCCGCAGCGATCGCGGCTTGGATTCCGGTGTTCCGAATCATCGCGCTCCCTCCGATCAGCGAGCCGCAGCAGCGCGGTCGCGTAGGTGTCGGTGAGGGCGCTCGTGCAACCGGTGTGCCGTCAGCCGGGCAGGATCTCCCGCACGATGCGAAGCGTGCGCGGTGCTCGCGTCGCATCGAGCTCGGCCGGGAGCCGCAGCAGGTCCGGCCAGGTGTCGACGTCGTGGTGTGCGGGCAGAAGCTCGGCGCACAGGCCGAGCGAGCGCGCGTTCGCGAGCGTTCCGGAGAGCACGCCGGTGTGAGAGAGCTCGAGCGCGAACAGGTCGTCGCAGGCCGCTCTCAGCCCGATCAGGTTGTAGCCGCCGTCGCGGTCCGGGCAGAGCGCGAGCTCGGAATGCTCGAGCGCCGCGAACGCCTCGCCGACTCGCCCGGCCGGAAGCGTCGGGCTGTCGGTTCCGCGCAGCACGATGCGATCGAAGCCCTCGGCCTCGTGGAGCCGGAACAGCGCCGCCATTCGCGCCGCGAGGCCGACGCCCTGCTGCGGAACCAGCCGCCAGCCTGCCGACGTGAATCGCTCGAACCAGTCGCGTGCGTCGGCGGGAGCGAACCAGAGCGCGCGCTCGCAGTCGCGCTCGGAGGCGTGCTGGTCGACAATGTCGCAGAGCATGGCCTCGTAGAGCGCCGCGGCGCTCTCGGGCGAGAGCTCGGGCGAGAGGCGCGTCTTCACCTGGCCCGGAACGGGCGCCTTGGCGAAGAGGGCGAGGATCCGCCGCGACATCCGCGGATCATACGGAGGGGATTTGAGAGCGTCGCTGGCATCGATTGCTGCAGTCGCGATTTCGTTTCCGCTCGCCGCGTGTGGACCGACGGACGAACCGACCCCGGTGACCCCGACGGAGGCGGAAGAGAAGGGGGAGGAGCTCGCTCCCGCGCTCGTCGACGCGATCCAGGCCAAGCAGCCGGTCTTCGTGATGGACCACGTCGCGCCGGAGTTCGTCGACGAAGGGGGTCTGGACTACTTCGGCGTCAGATCGCTCGTCGAGGCCTACGCGTTCCGCGACGAGGAGGTCGGCGCGCGGCTCGAGAGCGTCTCCATCCAGCCTGCGGCCGACGGCGCGCAAGCGGTTGCAGCGCGCGTGAGCTTCGCGCTCGGCCAGCGGCTCGCCGAGGGCGCTGCGCTTCCCCCGAGCGCGACGACCTACTCGCTCGATCTCGTCTTCGAACGGCGCGGCGCGCGCTGGCAGGCCGTGCGCGGCCGCTACCGGCGCGAATAGTCCTCGACGATCTCGCCGCGGGTCGAGCCGATCTCGAGCTCGATGCCCGCGCGAGCCTCGGCCACGCGCACGTAGCCGAGCGCGATCGGACCGCTCGCGCTCGAGATCGCGCTCGACGTGACCTGACCCACGACGGTGTCGGCCAGGCGGATCTCGCTCCCGGGCGCGACGAGCGCGCGGGTGCGGAGCTTGACCAGCAGCCGGTTCACGGCGCCGCGCGAGGCGATCCGCGCGACGATCTCCTGCCCGACGTAGCAGCCCTTCGCGAGCGAGAAGGCGCGTTCGAGCCGCGCCTCCTGCGGGAAGTTCCGCGGCGAGAGATCGGCGCCGAGCTTCGGGATCGCGGCCTCGATGCGCAGCGCCTCGATCTGCTCCGGCGAAAGCTCCGGCAGCGCGAGCTCGGATCGCAGCGCCGGCAGCAGCGCGCGCGGCGAGAGCACGCGCAGGCCCTCGTCGCCGAGGCTCCCGCCCGCGATCCAGACCAGCGACCCCCCGCGGAAGCTCGAGGTCTCGAATCGGCGCGCCTGCGGGTCCGCACCGCCCACGCGTCGCGCGGCCTCGCGCGCGCCCGGGCCTTCGAGCCCGAGCTGGCCGACCTCGCGCGTCGCGCTCGCGAGCGTGACGTCGTCCGCGATGATGTGCTTCTCGAGCACCGCGCAGAGCTCCGCCTCGACCCCCGGCGCGACGTCGAGCAGGAACGCGTCGGGCTCGGCCAGGACCCAGAGCTCGGCCTGCACGTGGCCCTTTCGGTCGAGCTGCAGCATCGGGCTGGCGTCGCCCGGCGCGAGCTTCGCGACGTCGTTCGAGAGCATTCCGTTCAGGAAGCGGACCCGGTCGGCGCCGGTCACGCGCACCAAGCCCCGATCGGACAGGTCGCGCAGCGCGGCGCGGCTGCCGGTCTCGGTCTGGAAGAGGCTCGTCACGCCGGCCAGGGTAGCGCCTCGATCCCGCTCAGGCCGCGCGCGCCAGCCTCGCCTGCAGCGCCTTCCAGCGCTCGAGCATCTTCTCGACGACCTCGAGGTCGTCCTCGTTGTCGACGTCGATCGCGGCGCCGCCGAGCTCCGTCGTCACGGTCACGAATCGCGTTCGCAGCAGCGCGCTCGCGGCGCGCTCGATCATCGCGAGCGTTACCCACTGGCGCACCCGATCCGACGCGCTCGTGTGGCCGCGTCGGTGCAGAACGCCCGCGAGGTGCACCGCGAAGTAGCAGCCGAGCACCCAGAGGTTGCGCCACTCCTTGCGCAGCACGCGCCAGGCGAGCCCGACCTGGCTTGCGATCTCCTTCT includes:
- a CDS encoding glycosyltransferase; translation: MSRRILALFAKAPVPGQVKTRLSPELSPESAAALYEAMLCDIVDQHASERDCERALWFAPADARDWFERFTSAGWRLVPQQGVGLAARMAALFRLHEAEGFDRIVLRGTDSPTLPAGRVGEAFAALEHSELALCPDRDGGYNLIGLRAACDDLFALELSHTGVLSGTLANARSLGLCAELLPAHHDVDTWPDLLRLPAELDATRAPRTLRIVREILPG
- a CDS encoding folate-binding protein YgfZ, giving the protein MAGVTSLFQTETGSRAALRDLSDRGLVRVTGADRVRFLNGMLSNDVAKLAPGDASPMLQLDRKGHVQAELWVLAEPDAFLLDVAPGVEAELCAVLEKHIIADDVTLASATREVGQLGLEGPGAREAARRVGGADPQARRFETSSFRGGSLVWIAGGSLGDEGLRVLSPRALLPALRSELALPELSPEQIEALRIEAAIPKLGADLSPRNFPQEARLERAFSLAKGCYVGQEIVARIASRGAVNRLLVKLRTRALVAPGSEIRLADTVVGQVTSSAISSASGPIALGYVRVAEARAGIELEIGSTRGEIVEDYSRR